One Candida dubliniensis CD36 chromosome 1, complete sequence genomic region harbors:
- a CDS encoding cell wall biosynthesis protein kinase, putative (deleted EC_number 2.7.1.37;~Similar to C. albicans CBK1;~Similar to S. cerevisiae CBK1) → MNFDQLTDEQKQQLYLQHLQQQQQLQQQQQLQQQQQQGYHLQQQQQAAYQQQNQAQSQQGLQHDDSYMDEDTSDFINQPPVQLDHGSPIRQQPQMSAFMPSPRFAQSENFDNHLNVGSNDTERFTSMDSMNFQPPASTFTQLGNGSSTNLSEISSGQNSLLSNHSVNNLPTALTSDTPPPVQQQPQFQSQQHQPPPPPQQQQQQQQQIFQQAQAQQPEQQQSRAVANQSVSTETANSEMPGSNNKYVYFERKPNLLSKTTQDKAASIKLTLENYYTSSVSHAIERNQRRLELENKIANEDIGSSEERKNRQLQNLGKKESQFLRLKRTKLALEDFHTVKVIGKGAFGEVRLVQKKDTGKIYAMKTLLKSEMFNKDQLAHVKAERDVLAGSDSPWIVALYYSFQDSQYLYLIMEFLPGGDLMTMLIRWEVFTEDITRFYIAECVLAIEAIHKLGFIHRDIKPDNILIDNRGHVKLSDFGLSTGFHKTHDSNYYNKLLEKEPSNTHLQPNQLTSGRNSVMVDAIHLTMSNRQTMQTWRKSRRLMAYSTVGTPDYIAPEIFIHQGYGQECDWWSLGAIMFECLIGWPPFCSENPHDTYRKILNWQEHFQIPEDVHLSPEAEDLIKRFLTSAENRIGRYGGAEEIKQHPFFRGVDWDSIRGVQAPFVPRLSSMTDTRHFPTDDLASVPDNPAMSKAMEQRELDAKNGGGRKNPKEDLPFIGYTYSRFDYLTRKNAL, encoded by the coding sequence ATGAATTTCGATCAACTTACAGACGAGCAGAAGCAGCAGCTTTATTTGCAACatttgcaacaacaacagcagttacaacaacagcaacagttacaacaacagcagcaacaagGATATCACCtacagcagcagcaacaagcagcatatcaacaacaaaaccaaGCACAATCGCAACAAGGATTGCAGCATGATGATAGTTACATGGATGAAGATACATCggattttattaatcaGCCACCAGTTCAATTAGACCATGGATCACCTATTAGACAGCAACCGCAAATGTCGGCATTTATGCCATCGCCACGATTTGCTCAACTggaaaattttgataatcatCTCAATGTTGGCAGCAATGACACTGAACGATTTACATCGATGGATTCTATGAATTTTCAACCACCAGCATCGACTTTTACTCAGTTGGGAAATGGTAGTAGTACTAATCTTTCTGAAATAAGTAGTGGACAGAACTCGTTGTTGTCGAACCATTCTGTGAATAACTTACCAACCGCATTGACTAGTGATACACCACCTCCagttcaacaacaaccacaattTCAATCACAGCAGCatcaaccaccaccaccaccacaacaacaacaacaacaacaacaacaaatattcCAACAAGCTCAAGCTCAACAGCCAGAACAACAGCAGAGTCGGGCAGTTGCAAACCAACTGGTGTCGACTGAGACAGCAAATTCAGAAATGCCTGGATCAAATAACAAATatgtttattttgaaagaaagCCAAATTTGTTATCAAAGACTACTCAAGATAAAGCAgcttcaattaaattaactTTAGAGAATTATTACACTCTGTCAGTGAGTCATGCCATCGAAAGAAACCAAAGACGATTAGAgttagaaaataaaattgcCAATGAAGATATTGGATCCTCGGAGGAACGTAAAAATCGTCAATTACAAAATCTAGGGAAGAAAGAGTCACAATTTTTACGTTTGAAAAGAACAAAACTAGCTTTGGAAGATTTTCATACTGTCAAAGTCATTGGTAAAGGTGCTTTTGGTGAAGTTAGATTAGTGCAAAAGAAAGACACTGGGAAAATATATGCTATGAaaacattattaaaatcagAAATGTTTAACAAGGATCAATTGGCGCATGTTAAGGCAGAAAGAGATGTTTTGGCAGGAAGCGATTCCCCTTGGATTGTTGCATTATACTATTCTTTTCAAGATTCGcaatatttgtatttgattATGGAATTTTTACCAGGTGGTGATTTAATGACCATGTTAATACGTTGGGAAGTGTTTACTGAAGATATCACCAGATTCTATATAGCTGAGTGCGTTTTAGCCATTGAGGCCATTCATAAATTAGGATTCATTCATCGTGATATCAAGCCAGATAACATCTTGATCGATAATCGTGGACATGTCAAATTGAGTGATTTTGGATTATCTACTGGATTCCATAAAACTCATGATTCAAATTActataataaattgttagAGAAGGAACCTTCAAATACTCATTTGCAACCTAACCAATTGACAAGTGGAAGAAACTCAGTGATGGTGGATGCTATTCATTTGACAATGTCCAATAGACAAACCATGCAAACATGGAGAAAATCGCGTAGATTGATGGCATATTCTACTGTGGGTACTCCTGATTATATTGCCCCCGAAATTTTCATTCACCAAGGTTATGGACAAGAATGTGATTGGTGGTCGTTGGGAGCCATTATGTTCGAATGTTTGATTGGTTGGCCACCATTTTGTTCAGAAAATCCTCATGATACTTATAGAAAAATCTTGAATTGGCAAGAGCATTTCCAGATCCCTGAAGATGTTCATTTATCACCAGAAGCTGAGGATTTAATCAAAAGGTTTTTAACATCTGCCGAGAATAGAATCGGTAGATATGGTGGTGCTgaagaaatcaaacaacATCCATTTTTCAGAGGTGTCGATTGGGATAGTATAAGGGGTGTACAAGCACCATTTGTACCTCGATTGAGTTCGATGACTGATACCAGACATTTCCCCACTGACGATTTGGCCAGTGTTCCGGATAATCCAGCTATGAGTAAAGCCATGGAACAGCGTGAATTGGATGCTAAGAATGGAGGTGGTAGAAAGAATCCAAAGGAAGATTTACCATTTATTGGATACACTTATTCCagatttgattatttgacAAGAAAGAATGCGTTATAG
- a CDS encoding 60S ribosomal protein L42 (spliced gene;~Similar to S. cerevisiae RPL42A;~Similar to S. cerevisiae RPL42B): MVNVPKTRKTYCKGKECRKHTQHKVTQYKAGKASLFAQGKRRYDRKQSGYGGQTKQIFHKKAKTTKKVVLRLECVVCKTKAQLPLKRCKHFELGGDKKQKGQALQF, encoded by the exons ATG gTTAACGTTCCAAAAACTAGAAAGACCTACTGTAAAGGTAAAGAATGTCGTAAACACACCCAACACAAAGTTACCCAATACAAAGCTGGTAAAGCTTCTTTGTTTGCTCAAGGTAAAAGAAGATATGACAGAAAACAATCCGGTTATGGTGGTCAaaccaaacaaatttttcacaAGAAAGCCAAGACTACCAAGAAAGTTGTTTTGAGATTGGAATGTGTTGTCTGTAAAACCAAGGCTCAATTACCATTGAAAAGATGTAAACATTTCGAATTGGGTGGTgacaaaaaacaaaaaggtCAAGCTTTACAATTTTAA
- a CDS encoding repressible alkaline phosphatase precursor, putative (Similar to C. albicans PHO8;~Similar to S. cerevisiae PHO8): protein MAFIFPKLLNLTTLALAVYLYLFTTVDAVPVDNSKPKKKNIIFLVGDGFGPSGVTLARHYKQVKNNLSPRDLLFMDSFLIGTQRTSSNSSFITDSAAAGTALATGHKTINGQISVDVNKKPVGAIGEALKLLGYTVGLVVTTSVGDATPCVWVSHAESRSDQDLIVEQMVGQTHPMGPVADLIIGGGRDWFIGLDQGGKRRDNRSLIEEVQKNGTWTYVGDRAGFDSLDKGKNVSLPLLGLFAKDNYPYRIDRKDSEYPNLVEQTQVALNALTEHTKDNDKGFFLMVESSRIDHSGHENCVQAHAQEALEYDQVINLVHNYTKNADVDTVVIATADHETGGLVLNEKTPNDFKVVFNATHSGEYLAKQILTYKEQDKLADFVKGTVIEQGLGLTNYTDEEVTRLVNIAQKNSTTTATTLGVAIANLTSSRAKAYWGSQDHTSVDVDLYAFSNADYLQQKVTNVREGLAGFHENTDFSVFIKSIEDIDLDKVTELVANVRTKY from the coding sequence ATGGCTTTTATCTTtccaaaattattaaaccTTACCACATTGGCTTTGGCTGTGTACTTATACTTGTTCACCACTGTTGATGCTGTTCCTGTTGACAACTCCAAacctaaaaagaaaaacattATCTTCTTAGTAGGTGATGGGTTTGGTCCAAGTGGTGTTACTTTGGCTCGTCACTATAAACAGGTTAAGAATAACTTGTCCCCAAGAGATCTTTTATTTATGGACTCATTCTTAATTGGTACCCAAAGAACATCATCCAATTCGTCTTTTATTACCGATTCTGCTGCTGCTGGTACCGCATTGGCTACTGGTCATAAAACCATCAATGGTCAAATCTCAGTTGATGTCAATAAAAAACCAGTGGGTGCCATTGGTGAAGCTCTTAAATTATTGGGTTATACTGTTGGTCTTGTTGTTACCACTTCAGTTGGTGATGCTACTCCATGTGTTTGGGTCAGTCATGCTGAGTCAAGATCCGACCAAGATCTTATTGTTGAACAAATGGTAGGTCAAACTCACCCAATGGGCCCAGTTGctgatttgattattggtggtggtagagATTGGTTTATTGGTCTCGATCAAGGTGGTAAGAGAAGAGACAACAGAAGTTTGATTGAAGAAGTTCAAAAGAATGGTACTTGGACCTATGTTGGTGACAGAGCTGGCTTTGACAGTTTAGACAAGGGTAAGAACGTTTCTTTACCATTATTGGGTTTATTTGCCAAAGACAACTACCCATACAGAATTGACCGTAAAGATTCTGAATATCCTAACTTAGTTGAACAAACTCAAGTTGCCTTAAATGCTTTAACCGAACACACCAAGGATAACGATAAGGGGTTCTTTTTGATGGTTGAAAGTTCCAGAATTGATCATTCAGGTCACGAAAACTGTGTTCAAGCCCATGCTCAAGAAGCACTTGAATACGATCAAGTTATCAATTTGGTTCACAATTATACTAAAAATGCCGACGTCGATACCGTTGTTATCGCCACTGCTGATCACGAAACTGGTGGTCTTGTTCTTAACGAAAAAACACCAAATGATTTTAAGGTTGTTTTTAACGCTACCCATTCTGGTGAATATTTAGCTAAACAAATCTTGACTTATAAAGAACAAGACAAATTAGCTGATTTTGTCAAAGGAACTGTCATTGAACAAGGTTTGGGATTGACCAACTACACTGACGAAGAAGTTACCAGACTCGTTAATATTGCTCAAAAGAACTCTACCACCACCGCCACCACTCTTGGTGTTGCTATTGCCAACTTGACTTCCTCAAGAGCCAAAGCTTACTGGGGATCTCAAGACCACACTTCAGTTGACGTTGATTTATACGCTTTTTCAAATGCTGATTATCTTCAACAAAAAGTTACCAATGTTAGAGAAGGGTTGGCTGGTTTCCACGAAAACACTGATTTCAGTGTCTTTATCAAGTCAATTGAAGACATTGATTTAGATAAAGTGACCGAATTGGTTGCTAATGTCAGAACCAAATATTAG
- a CDS encoding threonine aldolase, GLY family memebr, putative (Similar to C. albicans GLY1) — MTADEEETFTTFNEFRSDTFTVPTRAMVEDGFMNATFGDAVYQEDESTLRLESKMCEITGKPAALFCVSGTMSNQIGLRANLVQPPYSILCDYRAHVFLHEAGGLATLSQAMVHPVRPANGNYLTFEDVLENVTYDDGDIHAAPTKVISLENTLHGIIIPIEEIRKISEFCRENDIRLHLDGARLWNASVATGISIKEYCSYFDSVSLCLSKSLGAPIGSVLVGDEKFIRKANHFKKQSGGGIRQGGLMSAMAIHAIDYNLSKLELSHNYAKQIGDFCHEHGIKLESPVDTSLVFLDLKANRMDPNRLVELGKTKYNVKLMGQRIACHFQLSQESVDNVKQCILECFEYHQKHPHKDDGRNNKKMYSFDAIKK, encoded by the coding sequence ATGACAGCTgacgaagaagaaaccTTTACCACTTTTAATGAATTCAGAAGTGATACGTTTACTGTTCCAACCAGAGCCATGGTTGAAGATGGATTTATGAATGCCACATTCGGTGACGCTGTGTACCAAGAGGATGAGTCCACATTACGTTTGGAAAGTAAAATGTGTGAGATAACTGGGAAGCCAGCAGCTTTATTTTGTGTTAGTGGAACTATGTCGAATCAAATTGGATTAAGAGCTAACCTTGTTCAGCCTCCATACAGTATATTATGTGACTATCGTGCCCATGTGTTTTTACACGAAGCGGGTGGGTTGGCTACATTGAGTCAAGCTATGGTACATCCAGTTAGACCAGCAAATGGGAACTACTTGACCTTTGAAGATGTTTTGGAAAATGTAACTTATGACGATGGAGATATTCATGCTGCTCCAACTAAGGTAATCTCATTGGAAAATACATTACATGGGATTATAATTCCAATAGAAGAAATCCGTAAAATTAGTGAATTTTGTCGTGAAAATGATATCAGATTACATTTAGACGGAGCCAGATTATGGAATGCTAGTGTGGCAACTGGAATTAGTATCAAGGAATACTGTTCATACTTTGATAGTGTATCATTGTGTTTATCCAAGTCATTGGGAGCACCAATTGGTTCTGTGTTGGTTGGAGATGAAAAGTTCATTCGTAAAGCTAATCATTTTAAAAAGCAAAGTGGTGGGGGGATAAGGCAGGGCGGTCTAATGTCTGCTATGGCTATACATGCTATTGATTATAATCTTTCAAAACTTGAATTATCGCACAATTATGCTAAACAGATTGGTGATTTTTGTCATGAACACGGAATCAAATTAGAATCGCCAGTAGATACAAGTCTTGTATTCCTCGATTTGAAAGCTAATAGAATGGATCCAAATAGATTAGTCGAGTTGGGAAAAACAAAGTATAACGTTAAGCTTATGGGACAAAGAATAGCATGCCATTTCCAATTGAGTCAAGAAAGTGTGGATAATGTGAAGCAATGCATTTTAGAGTGCTTTGAGTACCATCAAAAACACCCTCATAAAGATGATGGTAGGAATAATAAGAAGATGTATAGTTTTGATGccattaaaaaataa